One region of Moraxella sp. ZY210820 genomic DNA includes:
- a CDS encoding MarR family winged helix-turn-helix transcriptional regulator: protein MNNNPILNLWAITTLFGNVYDDYSKRFNFNYNELACFYSLYVFGQCTQKQICNEWLLPKQTINTLCKSFIEQGLIEIVPHTGDKREKVLTLTEKGKEIAKPMIEPLLDIEKQAVKNFGDERMNHLVNEFQEFQATFNATFLKSIGE, encoded by the coding sequence ATGAACAATAACCCCATTCTAAACCTTTGGGCAATCACCACTTTATTTGGCAATGTGTATGATGATTATAGTAAACGCTTTAATTTTAATTATAATGAACTTGCCTGTTTTTATAGTTTGTATGTCTTTGGACAATGTACACAAAAACAAATTTGCAATGAATGGTTATTACCAAAACAAACCATTAACACCTTATGTAAATCTTTTATTGAACAAGGTTTGATTGAAATTGTTCCGCATACAGGCGATAAACGAGAAAAAGTATTAACTTTAACTGAAAAAGGTAAAGAAATTGCCAAGCCAATGATTGAGCCGTTGCTTGACATAGAAAAGCAAGCGGTTAAAAACTTTGGTGATGAAAGAATGAATCATTTGGTGAATGAATTTCAAGAATTTCAAGCCACTTTTAATGCCACCTTTTTAAAGTCTATCGGAGAATAA
- a CDS encoding multidrug efflux SMR transporter, with amino-acid sequence MHWSLLLAIAICSEVFGSTMLKLSQGFTKPLPSIGFMFGFGIAFYCLSLVLKHISLGMAYAIWSGVGIILTAVIGVIIFNEKVDSWGIIGIAFILIGVVILNVLSKMGGH; translated from the coding sequence ATGCACTGGTCTTTATTATTAGCCATCGCCATTTGTAGTGAAGTGTTTGGCTCTACAATGCTTAAACTATCACAAGGATTTACCAAGCCTTTGCCGAGTATTGGCTTTATGTTTGGGTTTGGCATTGCCTTTTATTGTTTGTCATTGGTGTTAAAACATATTTCACTGGGTATGGCGTATGCGATTTGGAGTGGGGTTGGCATTATTTTAACGGCTGTGATTGGCGTGATTATTTTTAATGAAAAAGTGGATAGTTGGGGCATTATTGGCATTGCGTTTATTTTAATTGGCGTAGTGATTTTAAATGTTTTGTCAAAAATGGGTGGGCATTAG
- a CDS encoding addiction module antidote protein — protein MNKVEISRLDIAELLNDEETINAYLNETLAEGTPAEFVQALNTVARAKKMHHIAEKTGIGRTTLYRSLQSEKPRFETLAKVLDAMGYRLAVVAK, from the coding sequence ATGAACAAAGTTGAAATTAGCCGTTTAGATATTGCTGAATTACTCAATGATGAAGAGACAATTAATGCCTATCTTAACGAAACTTTAGCAGAAGGCACACCAGCTGAATTTGTTCAAGCCTTAAATACGGTAGCACGAGCAAAAAAAATGCACCATATTGCAGAAAAAACAGGCATTGGGCGTACTACCCTGTATCGTTCATTACAAAGCGAAAAGCCACGTTTTGAAACATTAGCAAAAGTTTTAGATGCAATGGGCTACCGTTTAGCAGTTGTTGCAAAATAA
- the cysW gene encoding sulfate ABC transporter permease subunit CysW — MSSQQNSRALADKLQSAHATREPAWVKYTLLSIALTFFMACLVLPLIIVFYEAFKQGWNVYIHALTDSDTLSAVKLTLIAAGIAVPLNVIFGVCAAWAIAKFDFKGKSLLTTLIDLPFSVSPVIAGLMLVLLFGVNGWFGGWLSDNDIKILYAVPAIVIATIFITFPFVARELIPLMQAQGVEEEEAGIVLGASGWQTFWHITLPNIKWGLLYGIILCNARAMGEFGAVSVVSGHIRGETNTLPLHVEILYNEYTFSAAFAVSSLLALLALLTLVLKTYIEYRQEKIHALSQHNADSH; from the coding sequence ATGAGTTCACAACAAAATAGCCGTGCCTTAGCCGATAAATTACAATCCGCACACGCCACACGAGAGCCAGCTTGGGTCAAATATACGTTATTAAGCATTGCTTTAACCTTTTTTATGGCATGTTTAGTATTACCTTTAATTATCGTGTTTTATGAAGCCTTTAAACAAGGTTGGAATGTTTATATTCACGCTTTAACCGATAGCGATACATTATCAGCAGTAAAACTCACTTTAATTGCAGCAGGTATTGCCGTACCATTAAATGTAATTTTTGGGGTTTGTGCAGCTTGGGCGATTGCAAAATTTGATTTTAAAGGTAAATCATTATTAACCACCTTAATTGATTTACCATTTTCAGTATCTCCAGTCATTGCAGGTTTAATGTTAGTATTATTATTTGGTGTCAATGGTTGGTTTGGCGGTTGGTTATCAGATAATGATATTAAAATATTATATGCTGTGCCTGCGATTGTGATTGCCACGATTTTTATTACCTTTCCATTTGTTGCTCGTGAACTGATTCCACTCATGCAAGCACAAGGAGTGGAAGAAGAAGAAGCAGGTATCGTACTCGGTGCATCTGGTTGGCAAACCTTTTGGCATATTACCCTGCCGAATATCAAATGGGGATTATTATACGGGATTATTTTATGTAATGCTCGTGCGATGGGTGAATTTGGTGCAGTATCCGTAGTCTCTGGGCATATTCGTGGAGAAACTAATACTTTACCATTACACGTTGAAATTCTTTATAATGAATATACCTTTAGTGCTGCTTTTGCTGTATCATCATTATTGGCATTATTAGCATTATTAACTTTGGTATTAAAAACCTATATTGAATATCGTCAAGAAAAAATCCACGCATTATCTCAGCATAATGCCGACAGTCATTAA
- a CDS encoding DUF5713 family protein, whose translation MCQRIEQEQPDNLDALYAITHEATEQLNELQDEFDENDSEIETVARDCFGETMEFIAQAYGFDDADGVELIAPRDW comes from the coding sequence GTGTGCCAACGCATTGAACAAGAACAACCCGACAATTTAGACGCGCTGTATGCCATTACGCACGAAGCCACCGAGCAACTCAATGAATTGCAAGATGAATTTGATGAAAATGACAGCGAAATTGAAACGGTTGCGCGTGATTGTTTTGGCGAAACCATGGAATTTATTGCCCAAGCTTATGGTTTTGATGACGCAGATGGTGTAGAATTGATTGCCCCGCGTGATTGGTAA
- a CDS encoding NADH:flavin oxidoreductase/NADH oxidase family protein: protein MLFQSFTFPNGTTAKNRFFKSAMEEQLAIDNQPTQALVNLYRTWALGGAGVLVTGNVMVSPNGKGSVGDVVVSDDRSLAMLKAWAEAGKTAGTLMIMQINHAGKQSPKAVNREPVAPSAVPLVGMDGFINPPRALQAVEIEKIIGEFITTAKIAEQAGFSGVQIHAAHGYLISQFLSPHHNTRTDDWGGSLANRMNFLLKIYQGIRENVRPDFLVGVKLNSADFQKGGFDENDSLQVVEKLSQMGIDFIEISGGNYESPAMLAEKSSTRQREAFFLDYAEKARKISQVPLIITGGFRSETAMNDALKSGNLDLIGIARPLALMPDLPNQIQNGSYQTLTTNRIKTGFAPLDKKVGAVLEMDWYMAQMRLIGEGKSPNPKLSAWKVLFNTIVANGKAGLSTGRS, encoded by the coding sequence ATGCTATTCCAATCTTTCACTTTCCCAAACGGCACAACCGCCAAAAACCGCTTTTTCAAATCGGCAATGGAAGAGCAGCTCGCCATAGACAATCAGCCGACCCAAGCCCTTGTTAATTTGTACCGCACTTGGGCATTGGGCGGGGCGGGCGTGCTGGTTACGGGCAATGTGATGGTGTCGCCAAACGGCAAAGGCTCGGTGGGCGATGTCGTGGTGTCGGACGACCGCTCGCTTGCTATGCTCAAAGCGTGGGCGGAGGCTGGCAAAACCGCAGGCACGCTGATGATTATGCAAATCAACCACGCAGGCAAACAATCGCCCAAAGCCGTCAATCGTGAACCTGTCGCCCCAAGTGCCGTGCCACTGGTTGGAATGGACGGGTTTATCAATCCGCCACGAGCTTTGCAAGCGGTTGAAATTGAAAAAATTATTGGCGAATTCATCACGACCGCCAAAATTGCTGAACAAGCTGGATTTAGTGGTGTGCAAATTCACGCTGCACACGGCTATTTGATTAGCCAATTTTTGTCGCCACACCACAATACTCGTACCGATGATTGGGGCGGAAGTTTAGCTAACCGAATGAATTTTTTGTTAAAAATTTATCAAGGCATTCGTGAAAATGTCCGTCCTGATTTTTTGGTGGGCGTGAAATTAAATTCAGCCGATTTTCAAAAAGGCGGTTTTGATGAAAATGACAGCTTGCAAGTGGTAGAAAAATTATCGCAAATGGGCATTGATTTTATTGAAATTTCTGGTGGAAACTACGAAAGCCCTGCAATGCTGGCTGAAAAATCCAGCACCCGCCAAAGGGAAGCCTTTTTCCTAGATTATGCCGAAAAAGCTCGCAAAATCAGCCAAGTTCCGCTCATCATCACAGGCGGATTTAGAAGTGAAACGGCAATGAATGATGCTTTAAAAAGTGGCAATTTGGATTTAATCGGCATTGCTCGTCCGCTTGCCCTAATGCCTGATTTGCCAAACCAAATCCAAAATGGCTCGTATCAAACGCTGACCACCAATCGCATTAAAACAGGCTTTGCACCGCTGGATAAAAAAGTCGGGGCGGTTTTGGAAATGGATTGGTATATGGCTCAAATGCGTTTGATTGGCGAAGGTAAATCACCCAATCCGAAATTGTCGGCTTGGAAAGTGTTGTTTAATACGATTGTGGCGAATGGGAAGGCTGGGCTTAGTACGGGGCGGAGCTGA
- a CDS encoding type II toxin-antitoxin system RelE/ParE family toxin gives MNILNKTDQFLAWYNKLKDPIGKASIAMRLERAENGNFGDHKLLPDTGGIYEMRIFKGNGYRLYYAQQGETIYLLLIGGSKDNQQNDINQAKTLWQSIQEQNHEQS, from the coding sequence ATGAACATACTCAACAAAACTGACCAATTTCTTGCTTGGTATAACAAACTCAAAGACCCTATCGGCAAAGCAAGCATTGCTATGCGATTAGAACGAGCCGAAAATGGCAATTTTGGCGACCACAAATTACTACCTGATACGGGCGGTATTTATGAAATGCGAATTTTTAAAGGCAATGGCTATCGTTTGTACTATGCTCAACAAGGCGAAACCATTTATTTACTACTGATTGGTGGTAGTAAAGACAACCAACAAAACGATATTAATCAAGCCAAAACCTTATGGCAAAGCATACAGGAGCAAAACCATGAACAAAGTTGA
- the trxB gene encoding thioredoxin-disulfide reductase: protein MQHSRLIILGSGPAGYSAAVYAARANLKPTLIAGMQIGGQLTTTTDVENWPGDASGLTGPALMERMHAHAERFGTQFVYDHINEVNLQQRPFILKGDNAEYSCDALIIATGATAQYLGLESEQKFSGQGVSACATCDGFFYQNQKVMVVGGGNTAVEEALYLANIASHVTLVHRRDSLRSEKILQDHLFEKVKEGKVSIIWNHQVDEILGDDMGVNQVRIKSTVNDETQTIDVQGIFIAIGHKPQTAMFEGQLALRDGYIQVQSGTSGNATATSVAGVFAAGDVADSIYRQAITSAASGCMAALDADKYLDSL from the coding sequence ATGCAACATTCACGTTTAATTATTTTAGGTTCAGGGCCTGCGGGCTATAGTGCGGCGGTTTATGCGGCTCGTGCCAATTTAAAACCAACCTTAATTGCAGGTATGCAAATTGGCGGTCAATTAACCACCACGACTGATGTCGAAAATTGGCCGGGTGATGCATCTGGTTTAACAGGTCCTGCATTAATGGAGCGTATGCACGCTCACGCTGAACGTTTTGGTACACAATTTGTCTATGACCATATCAATGAAGTTAATTTACAACAACGCCCATTTATTTTAAAAGGCGATAATGCTGAATATAGCTGTGATGCCTTAATTATCGCTACGGGTGCAACTGCACAATATTTAGGCTTGGAATCTGAACAAAAATTTAGCGGACAAGGTGTGAGTGCTTGTGCCACTTGTGATGGCTTTTTCTACCAAAATCAAAAAGTTATGGTTGTTGGTGGTGGTAATACAGCCGTTGAAGAGGCACTGTATTTAGCCAATATCGCTAGTCATGTAACTTTGGTACATCGCCGTGATAGCTTACGTTCAGAAAAAATCTTACAAGACCACTTATTTGAAAAAGTTAAAGAAGGCAAAGTCAGTATCATTTGGAATCATCAAGTTGATGAAATCTTGGGTGATGATATGGGTGTAAACCAAGTTCGCATTAAATCAACTGTAAATGATGAAACTCAAACTATTGATGTACAAGGTATTTTTATTGCGATTGGACATAAGCCACAAACTGCGATGTTTGAAGGTCAATTAGCATTGCGTGATGGTTATATTCAAGTACAAAGTGGCACATCGGGTAATGCAACAGCAACTTCTGTTGCAGGCGTATTTGCAGCAGGCGATGTGGCGGATAGTATTTATCGTCAGGCGATTACATCAGCAGCTTCTGGTTGTATGGCAGCTTTAGATGCAGATAAATATTTAGATAGTTTATAA
- the blaROB gene encoding ROB family class A beta-lactamase, with the protein MFNKLKIGTLLLLTLTACSLNSVHSVTSNPQPASAPVQQSATQATFQQTLANLEQQYQARIGVYVWDTETGHSLSYRADERFAYASTFKALLAGAVLQSLPEKDLNRTISYSQKDLVIYSPETQKYVGKGMTIAQLCEAAVRFSDNSATNLLLKELGGVEQYQRILRQLGDNVTHANRLEPDLNEAKPNDIRDTSTPKQMAMNLNAYLLGNTLTESQKTILWNWLDNNATGNPLIRAATPTSWKVYDKSGAGKYGVRNDIAVVRIPNRKPIVMAIMSTQFTEEAKFNNKLVEDAAKQVFHTLQLN; encoded by the coding sequence ATGTTTAATAAGTTAAAAATCGGCACATTATTATTGCTGACATTAACGGCTTGTTCGCTCAATTCTGTTCATTCGGTAACGTCTAATCCGCAGCCTGCTAGTGCGCCTGTGCAACAATCAGCCACACAAGCCACCTTTCAACAGACTTTGGCGAATTTGGAACAGCAGTATCAAGCCCGAATTGGCGTTTATGTATGGGATACAGAAACGGGACATTCTTTGTCTTATCGTGCAGATGAACGCTTTGCTTATGCGTCCACTTTCAAGGCGTTGTTGGCTGGGGCGGTGTTGCAATCGCTGCCTGAAAAAGATTTAAATCGTACCATTTCATATAGCCAAAAAGATTTGGTTATTTATTCTCCCGAAACCCAAAAATACGTTGGCAAAGGCATGACGATTGCCCAATTATGTGAAGCAGCCGTGCGGTTTAGCGACAACAGCGCGACCAATTTGCTGCTCAAAGAATTGGGTGGCGTGGAACAATATCAACGTATTTTGCGACAATTAGGCGATAACGTAACCCATGCCAATCGGCTAGAACCCGATTTAAATGAAGCCAAACCCAACGATATTCGTGATACGAGTACACCCAAACAAATGGCGATGAATTTAAATGCGTATTTATTGGGCAACACATTAACCGAATCGCAAAAAACGATTTTGTGGAATTGGTTGGACAATAACGCAACAGGCAATCCATTGATTCGCGCTGCTACGCCAACATCGTGGAAAGTGTACGATAAAAGCGGGGCGGGTAAATATGGTGTACGCAATGATATTGCGGTGGTTCGCATACCAAATCGCAAACCGATTGTGATGGCAATCATGAGTACGCAATTTACCGAAGAAGCCAAATTCAACAATAAATTAGTAGAAGATGCAGCAAAGCAAGTATTTCATACTTTACAGCTCAACTAA
- a CDS encoding sulfate/molybdate ABC transporter ATP-binding protein — protein MSIQVKNIEKHFGQYHALQNISLDFPEGKLIALLGPSGCGKTTLLRIIAGLETADSGQIILNGQDATHLHVQQRNIGFMFQHYALFKHMTVFDNVAFGLRVKKQNRPSETDIKKRVMELLELVQLPHLAQRYPAQLSGGQRQRIALARALAVEPKVLLLDEPFGALDAKVRKELRRWLRNLHDELHISSIFVTHDQEEALEVADEIVVMNKGIVEQVGSPKDVYQAPATAFVFDFLGNANKFEADYQNAQLTFGEDKININPHNIETGQVIAFVRPEDVQVFTRPEQDSIQTTFIREIWIGGRVLVELIDRQGQHWEISLNHEQATQLALRPEQNVWIKPNQVHVFKQ, from the coding sequence ATGAGTATCCAAGTTAAAAATATTGAAAAACATTTTGGGCAATATCATGCACTACAAAATATCTCACTGGATTTTCCTGAAGGTAAATTGATTGCATTGCTCGGGCCATCGGGTTGTGGTAAAACCACATTATTACGCATTATCGCAGGATTAGAAACTGCCGATAGCGGACAGATTATTTTAAATGGACAAGATGCCACCCATCTCCATGTACAACAACGTAATATCGGTTTTATGTTTCAACATTATGCCCTATTTAAACACATGACCGTGTTTGATAATGTAGCATTCGGTTTGCGTGTTAAAAAACAAAATCGTCCATCAGAAACGGATATTAAAAAACGTGTGATGGAATTATTAGAATTAGTACAATTACCACATTTAGCTCAACGCTATCCTGCTCAACTTTCGGGCGGACAACGTCAGCGTATTGCCTTAGCTCGTGCATTGGCGGTTGAACCAAAAGTATTATTGCTTGATGAGCCGTTCGGTGCCTTAGATGCTAAAGTGCGTAAAGAACTTCGCCGCTGGTTGCGTAATCTGCACGATGAATTACATATCAGCTCAATTTTTGTAACGCACGACCAAGAAGAAGCCCTAGAAGTGGCTGATGAAATTGTGGTGATGAATAAAGGTATTGTGGAACAAGTTGGCTCTCCAAAAGATGTCTATCAAGCACCTGCGACTGCATTTGTCTTTGACTTTTTGGGCAATGCCAATAAATTTGAGGCCGATTATCAAAATGCTCAACTGACTTTTGGTGAAGATAAAATCAACATCAATCCGCATAATATCGAAACAGGTCAAGTCATCGCCTTTGTTCGCCCTGAAGATGTACAAGTGTTTACTCGTCCTGAACAAGATAGCATTCAAACCACATTTATCCGTGAGATTTGGATTGGCGGACGTGTATTGGTTGAGCTGATTGACCGTCAAGGACAACATTGGGAAATTAGCTTAAATCATGAACAAGCCACACAACTCGCATTGCGTCCAGAACAAAATGTGTGGATTAAACCAAATCAAGTCCATGTATTTAAACAATAA
- the cysT gene encoding sulfate ABC transporter permease subunit CysT — MSQGSRVLPGFGLSLGISIAYLSVIVLIPLSAVFLKSIDIGWTGLWEILTSERILKSLQLSFGASLLAAFINVIFGVLLAWCLVRYNFWGKRLVDALVDLPFALPTAVAGIALTALYAETGWIGQYLEPMGIKVAYTPIGITLALVFIGIPFVVRTVQPVLADLETELEEAAATLGATRWQTITQVILPSLFPAMLTGFALAFARGVGEYGSVIFIAGNMPYKTEIAPLMIISRLEEYDFAGATTIAVVMLLLSFSILFAINLLQAWIYRRSGKNAL; from the coding sequence ATGTCGCAAGGCTCTCGAGTTCTTCCTGGTTTTGGTTTATCGTTAGGCATTAGCATTGCCTACTTATCAGTCATTGTATTGATTCCATTATCAGCAGTTTTTTTAAAATCGATTGATATTGGTTGGACTGGTTTATGGGAAATTTTAACCTCTGAACGTATTTTAAAATCCTTACAATTAAGTTTTGGTGCGTCATTGCTTGCTGCCTTTATCAATGTGATTTTTGGTGTATTATTGGCATGGTGCTTGGTGCGTTATAACTTTTGGGGTAAACGTTTGGTCGATGCGTTGGTCGATTTACCCTTTGCTCTACCCACTGCTGTTGCAGGCATTGCCCTCACCGCACTCTATGCCGAAACGGGTTGGATTGGACAATATCTTGAGCCGATGGGCATTAAAGTCGCTTATACACCAATTGGTATTACCCTTGCTTTAGTATTTATTGGTATTCCATTTGTGGTGCGTACAGTACAGCCCGTCTTAGCTGATTTAGAAACCGAATTAGAAGAAGCCGCAGCGACTTTAGGTGCAACACGTTGGCAAACCATCACACAAGTGATTTTACCGAGTTTATTCCCTGCCATGCTTACAGGTTTTGCCTTAGCTTTTGCTCGTGGTGTGGGTGAATATGGCTCAGTGATTTTTATTGCAGGTAATATGCCCTATAAAACTGAAATTGCACCACTGATGATTATTTCTCGTTTAGAAGAATATGATTTTGCAGGTGCAACAACTATTGCTGTGGTCATGTTATTATTATCATTTAGTATTTTATTTGCAATTAACCTATTGCAAGCGTGGATTTATCGCCGTTCGGGGAAAAATGCCTTATGA
- a CDS encoding DUF418 domain-containing protein, with the protein MSATSITAPNDRIAILDCWRGFAIFGIFVVNIITFSAINHDFEQLTLNSALWYDTLTRHISSLFFESKFYIIFSFLFGIGFSVQIESLAKKGVNISRFYTKRLAILFAIGLIHSMFWWGDVLRLYAILGLGLLLCRHLSVKALLALSLLLLILAQMIAIFPDVFGEFSSPKASDDIFKTLYFALIQMAPTAFSLFLLGRVVGKIGLLKNLADKKSLMKKGIIIGLIIWASLTGILALLSDTYHPMATLPKTISDMALSSAYLAVLGLLLVYDKFALLTQSLANIGKLALTNYVCHTVICVFIFQGLNYQGKLQMGGLLLIALMIFIGQMAFSNLWVKRFNYGLLEWLWRSLTIGKWQILVK; encoded by the coding sequence ATGTCAGCCACGTCCATTACCGCCCCAAACGACCGTATCGCCATTTTGGATTGTTGGCGGGGTTTTGCCATTTTTGGGATTTTCGTGGTAAACATCATCACTTTTTCGGCAATTAATCACGATTTTGAGCAACTGACCCTAAACTCGGCACTTTGGTACGACACCTTAACACGCCATATCAGTTCCTTATTTTTTGAAAGTAAGTTTTATATTATTTTTTCATTTTTATTTGGCATTGGGTTTTCGGTACAAATAGAAAGCCTTGCCAAAAAAGGCGTGAATATCAGCCGTTTTTATACAAAACGCTTAGCAATTTTATTTGCTATTGGTTTAATTCATTCAATGTTTTGGTGGGGCGATGTATTAAGGTTATATGCCATTTTGGGACTTGGCTTATTACTCTGTCGGCATTTATCGGTAAAAGCCTTATTGGCATTGTCATTATTATTGTTAATATTGGCACAAATGATTGCCATATTTCCAGATGTATTTGGCGAATTTTCCAGTCCAAAAGCAAGCGATGATATTTTTAAAACCTTATATTTTGCTTTAATTCAAATGGCACCAACCGCATTTTCTTTATTTTTATTGGGGCGAGTGGTGGGTAAAATTGGGCTATTAAAAAATTTGGCGGATAAAAAGTCTTTAATGAAAAAAGGCATCATCATTGGGCTAATTATTTGGGCAAGTTTGACGGGTATATTGGCTTTATTATCAGACACCTATCACCCAATGGCAACTTTACCAAAAACTATATCGGATATGGCGTTATCGTCTGCTTATTTGGCGGTATTGGGATTATTATTGGTTTATGATAAATTTGCTTTATTGACCCAATCGCTTGCCAATATCGGTAAATTGGCACTGACCAATTATGTATGTCATACCGTGATTTGCGTGTTTATTTTTCAAGGGCTTAATTATCAAGGTAAACTACAAATGGGCGGATTATTACTCATTGCTTTAATGATTTTTATCGGGCAAATGGCGTTTAGCAATTTGTGGGTTAAGCGGTTTAATTATGGCTTATTGGAATGGCTTTGGCGGTCATTGACGATTGGTAAATGGCAAATATTGGTAAAATAG
- a CDS encoding CysB family HTH-type transcriptional regulator codes for MNFQQLRIIRETVRQNFNLTEASNALYTSQSGVSKHIKDLEDELGVQIFVRKGKRLLGLTDAGQALFHIVERMLLDIDNIKHIADDFNRVNEGTLTVATTHTQARYILPPIINQFKQNFPKVHLILQQASPVEITNMLLNGEADIGIATEALTTEDHLASIPYYDWQHSIIVPKDHPLTTERNITLEKLVEYPLITYHGGFTGRSKIDKAFADAGLEPNIVMSALDADVIKTYVELGMGIGIVNNVAFDDERDHRLKQIQTDLFGLNTTWIAVRKEHLLRGFGYEFIQMCAKDADLSYLKQAAFPEPDYSI; via the coding sequence ATGAATTTTCAACAATTACGCATTATTCGAGAAACAGTTCGACAAAACTTCAATTTAACTGAAGCATCAAACGCCCTTTATACTTCACAATCTGGCGTGAGCAAGCACATCAAAGACTTGGAAGATGAATTAGGCGTGCAAATTTTTGTGCGTAAAGGCAAACGTTTACTTGGCTTGACTGATGCAGGACAAGCACTCTTTCACATCGTGGAGCGTATGTTGTTAGATATTGATAATATTAAACATATTGCTGATGATTTTAATCGTGTCAATGAAGGAACGCTCACCGTTGCCACCACGCACACGCAAGCACGCTATATTTTACCGCCAATTATCAATCAGTTTAAACAGAATTTTCCTAAGGTGCATTTGATTTTACAACAAGCCAGCCCTGTGGAAATTACCAATATGTTGCTCAATGGCGAAGCGGATATTGGCATTGCCACTGAAGCATTAACGACTGAAGACCATTTAGCCAGCATTCCTTATTATGATTGGCAACACAGTATTATTGTGCCAAAAGACCACCCATTAACCACAGAACGCAATATTACTTTAGAAAAATTAGTGGAATATCCACTCATTACCTATCATGGTGGATTTACAGGGCGTTCCAAAATCGATAAAGCCTTTGCCGATGCAGGACTTGAACCCAATATCGTAATGTCCGCTCTCGATGCTGATGTCATCAAAACCTATGTCGAACTCGGCATGGGCATTGGTATTGTCAATAATGTTGCTTTTGATGATGAGCGAGACCATCGTTTAAAACAAATTCAAACCGATTTATTTGGGCTGAATACCACGTGGATTGCCGTGCGAAAAGAACATTTATTGCGTGGTTTTGGTTATGAATTTATCCAAATGTGTGCTAAAGATGCAGATTTAAGTTATTTAAAACAAGCTGCTTTTCCAGAACCTGATTATTCCATTTAA
- a CDS encoding NAD(P)H-binding protein, producing MKAIVIGATGATGNALTQLLLNNEHYQSVMIFVRKPVAITHPKLTVHLIDFDKPSDWADKVKGDVLFCCLGTTLKQAGNQQNQRKIDFDYPLVFANIAKQNGIARFLVLSSDGANADSRLFYYRLKGELEMALQNIGLNYLTILRPPLLKRENSDRLGEMVSEKALSFLNQFGLLLSAKPMPTDVLAKAMIQVVADNKTGILEKGEIWGLGAVYEKNGVKRRAV from the coding sequence ATGAAAGCAATTGTTATTGGTGCAACGGGGGCGACAGGCAATGCCCTGACCCAATTATTATTAAATAATGAGCATTACCAAAGTGTGATGATTTTTGTGCGAAAGCCTGTGGCAATCACACACCCAAAATTAACCGTGCATTTGATTGATTTTGACAAGCCTTCTGATTGGGCGGATAAAGTAAAAGGCGATGTGCTGTTTTGCTGTCTTGGTACAACTTTAAAACAAGCGGGCAATCAACAAAATCAACGCAAAATAGATTTTGATTATCCGCTTGTGTTTGCCAATATCGCCAAACAAAATGGCATTGCACGATTTTTGGTCTTATCATCGGACGGAGCGAATGCAGATAGCCGATTGTTTTATTATCGTTTAAAAGGCGAATTGGAAATGGCTTTGCAAAATATTGGTTTAAATTATTTAACCATTTTGCGACCGCCTTTATTAAAACGAGAAAACAGCGACCGTTTGGGCGAAATGGTCAGCGAAAAAGCCTTGTCATTTTTAAATCAATTTGGTTTATTGTTATCCGCCAAACCTATGCCAACCGATGTTTTGGCAAAAGCAATGATACAAGTGGTTGCTGATAATAAAACGGGGATTTTGGAGAAGGGGGAAATTTGGGGGTTGGGTGCTGTTTATGAGAAAAATGGTGTAAAAAGAAGAGCTGTATAG